One part of the Terriglobia bacterium genome encodes these proteins:
- a CDS encoding DedA family protein translates to MITGLLEKLSLFIIASISSLGYWGIMAMMAIESACIPLPSEVIMPFSGYLVFTGRFNFWLVGLAGAVGCNLGSAAAYYVGAHGGRPLIEKYGRYLLLSPKDLEWADRWFNRYGEATVFFSRLLPVIRTFIAFPAGVVRMNLFRFHLYTFVGSLPWCLLLAFAGMKLGSQWTKLRAYFHRLDLVLGALIVLGLVLFVKRHWGRGWGKEA, encoded by the coding sequence ATGATTACTGGACTTCTCGAAAAGCTCAGCCTCTTTATCATTGCTTCGATCTCTTCGTTGGGGTATTGGGGGATTATGGCGATGATGGCCATCGAATCCGCCTGCATCCCGTTGCCCTCGGAAGTCATCATGCCCTTTTCAGGATACCTGGTCTTTACCGGCCGGTTCAACTTCTGGCTGGTGGGCCTGGCGGGAGCGGTCGGGTGCAATTTAGGGTCGGCCGCGGCGTATTATGTGGGCGCGCATGGAGGGCGACCGCTCATTGAGAAATACGGACGATACCTGCTGCTTTCCCCCAAAGATCTGGAGTGGGCAGATCGCTGGTTCAACCGATATGGAGAAGCCACCGTCTTTTTCAGCCGTCTGCTTCCCGTGATCCGCACCTTCATTGCGTTTCCGGCCGGTGTCGTTCGAATGAATCTCTTTCGATTCCACCTTTATACCTTTGTCGGCTCCCTGCCATGGTGCTTGTTGTTGGCTTTTGCGGGAATGAAACTGGGATCGCAATGGACAAAGCTCCGGGCCTACTTTCACCGCCTGGATCTCGTGTTGGGGGCGTTGATCGTCCTGGGGCTGGTGCTCTTCGTGAAGCGGCACTGGGGGAGGGGATGGGGAAAAGAAGCCTGA
- a CDS encoding aminotransferase class V-fold PLP-dependent enzyme, with protein sequence MRQEFPVTRHWIYCNHAAVAPVSTRVANAIQGVLTDLNEFGAVHWKSWGKTVDHARELAARLINSDPDEIAFVKNTSDGLSLLSNGLDWKGGEKVVSIDTEFPANVYPWLALRKHGVELVTVPERNGRVDLQDIERVLDARTRILTVSYVQYLSGFRIDLEALGEMCRSRGIIFCVDAIQGMGAFEIDVKKQKIDFLSADGHKWMLSTEGTGVAYVSKRIVDQVTPPTLGWMNVEHFSDFTRRELNYRHGALRYESGSLNTIGIYGLAAALNLLLEVGIENISRQILDVTSHLYEGLTSKGYAVLGSRTEGEASGIVSFRPGVRGPEIRTIFHRLEEARVATALRGGYIRVAPHFYNTHDEMDQILKVLP encoded by the coding sequence ATGCGCCAAGAATTCCCCGTAACCCGGCATTGGATCTATTGCAACCATGCGGCAGTCGCGCCCGTATCGACTCGCGTCGCCAACGCCATTCAAGGCGTCTTGACCGACCTCAACGAATTTGGTGCGGTACACTGGAAGTCCTGGGGAAAAACCGTCGACCACGCCCGCGAACTGGCAGCCCGTCTCATCAACAGCGACCCGGATGAAATCGCTTTCGTCAAAAACACCTCCGACGGACTCTCCCTTTTATCCAATGGGTTAGACTGGAAAGGGGGCGAGAAGGTTGTATCCATTGACACGGAGTTTCCGGCCAATGTCTACCCCTGGCTCGCCCTGAGAAAACACGGCGTGGAATTGGTGACCGTTCCTGAACGAAACGGCCGGGTTGACCTCCAAGACATCGAACGGGTACTCGATGCCCGCACCCGGATCCTGACGGTCAGTTATGTCCAATATTTGAGCGGGTTTAGGATCGACCTCGAAGCCCTCGGAGAGATGTGCCGGAGCCGCGGCATCATTTTTTGTGTGGACGCCATCCAGGGGATGGGGGCCTTCGAAATTGATGTGAAAAAACAGAAGATTGACTTCCTTTCTGCCGACGGCCACAAATGGATGCTTTCGACGGAGGGGACTGGCGTGGCCTACGTGTCCAAGCGAATCGTCGATCAGGTGACACCGCCGACGCTGGGCTGGATGAACGTTGAACATTTCAGCGACTTCACCCGGCGCGAACTGAATTACCGCCATGGCGCCTTGCGGTATGAATCTGGATCGTTGAACACCATCGGAATTTACGGCCTGGCCGCTGCCCTCAACTTGCTCCTTGAAGTCGGGATTGAGAACATTTCCCGGCAGATTCTCGACGTAACCTCTCATTTGTACGAGGGCCTTACCTCAAAAGGATATGCCGTCCTGGGATCCCGAACCGAAGGAGAGGCCTCGGGGATTGTCTCCTTCCGTCCGGGGGTTCGGGGACCCGAGATACGCACGATCTTTCATCGTCTGGAGGAGGCCCGCGTTGCGACCGCTCTGAGAGGCGGCTATATCCGAGTCGCCCCCCATTTCTATAACACCCATGATGAAATGGACCAGATCCTAAAGGTTTTACCCTGA
- a CDS encoding M48 family metalloprotease codes for MNERWARRIVIIALVFSISTPPLWGADKKQKDDINNIGNRDVGKGMNRYSIEKEIALGKSLAQEVERTSKVVDDPIIAEYVNRVGQNLVKHSDAQVPFTIKVIDSDEVNAFALPGGFFFVNTGLILAAENECELAGVMAHEIAHVAARHGTRQATRAEVANWATLPLIFLGGWAGYGIRQAAGLALPLGFLRFSRGFEEEADYLGVQYMYAAGYDPNGMVTFFERIQAKEKHKPGAVSKAFSTHPQTPDRIERAQKEIAQLLPSKEAYVVTTSDFDSIKGRLQGIENRRTVEEAKSDRPTLKRKTSGDVTDVDESGDKKKTEDEAPPTLKRRN; via the coding sequence ATGAATGAACGATGGGCCAGAAGAATAGTGATTATTGCCTTGGTGTTTTCGATCAGCACGCCTCCTTTGTGGGGTGCTGACAAAAAACAAAAGGACGACATCAACAATATCGGCAATCGCGATGTGGGTAAAGGGATGAACCGATACTCCATCGAAAAAGAGATTGCACTGGGAAAGTCCCTGGCCCAGGAAGTCGAACGCACCTCAAAGGTCGTTGATGACCCTATCATTGCCGAGTACGTTAACCGCGTCGGACAGAACCTCGTCAAGCACTCGGACGCCCAGGTCCCGTTTACGATTAAGGTGATTGACTCGGACGAAGTCAATGCCTTCGCCTTGCCCGGCGGGTTTTTCTTTGTGAACACCGGCCTGATCCTTGCCGCAGAGAATGAGTGCGAGCTGGCGGGGGTCATGGCGCATGAAATTGCCCACGTTGCCGCACGTCATGGGACCCGGCAGGCCACGCGGGCGGAAGTCGCCAATTGGGCGACCCTGCCACTGATTTTTCTCGGCGGTTGGGCGGGATACGGAATTCGGCAGGCCGCCGGTTTGGCCCTCCCCCTGGGGTTCCTGAGGTTCAGCCGGGGATTTGAAGAAGAAGCCGACTATTTGGGCGTTCAATACATGTACGCCGCGGGTTATGATCCCAATGGAATGGTGACATTCTTTGAGAGGATCCAGGCGAAAGAAAAGCACAAGCCGGGCGCCGTCTCAAAAGCTTTCTCGACCCATCCTCAGACTCCGGACCGCATTGAACGCGCCCAGAAGGAGATCGCTCAGCTCCTCCCCTCGAAGGAGGCGTATGTTGTTACCACCTCCGATTTTGACTCCATCAAGGGCCGTCTGCAGGGGATCGAGAACCGGCGGACCGTGGAAGAGGCCAAGAGCGACCGGCCTACCTTGAAGCGGAAGACCTCGGGCGATGTCACCGACGTCGACGAATCAGGTGATAAGAAGAAGACCGAGGACGAAGCTCCGCCCACGCTGAAACGGCGGAATTAG
- a CDS encoding peptidylprolyl isomerase, translating to MRTGLRPFAILLILILSGIAGAVSSGAVPKPLQYRMTIHMDKGNIVIQLFPGAAPHTVARVVELIRGKFYNGLTFHRVEPDFVVQGGDPKGNGTGGSGVKLKAEFNSKRHVTGTVSMARGKDPDSADSQFFICLSPHSALDGKYTVIGQVISGMDVVRKITKGDVMRQVTVQ from the coding sequence ATGCGGACTGGCTTGCGACCCTTCGCAATCCTTTTGATACTCATCCTCAGTGGCATCGCCGGCGCAGTCTCCTCCGGGGCTGTCCCCAAACCCCTTCAGTACCGCATGACCATTCACATGGACAAGGGAAACATCGTCATTCAACTCTTTCCGGGTGCCGCACCTCACACCGTTGCCCGGGTGGTCGAGTTGATCCGGGGGAAATTCTACAATGGACTCACCTTCCACCGGGTCGAGCCTGATTTTGTGGTCCAGGGCGGGGATCCTAAAGGGAATGGAACAGGAGGCTCGGGCGTAAAGTTGAAGGCGGAGTTTAACTCCAAGCGCCACGTAACCGGCACGGTTTCCATGGCACGAGGCAAAGATCCCGACAGCGCCGACAGCCAATTCTTCATTTGCCTGTCTCCGCACTCGGCCTTGGACGGAAAATATACCGTCATTGGACAGGTGATTTCAGGGATGGATGTGGTTCGAAAGATCACGAAGGGTGATGTGATGCGGCAGGTGACTGTCCAATGA
- a CDS encoding penicillin acylase family protein — protein sequence MKIVKIFAVLVFLLMALVAGLFGYGYWLARRSLPSLEGSFKVQGLAAPVTVYRDAVGVPHIFAQSTEDVAFAQGYVTAQDRLWQMDVFRRNSLGELSEVLGEPTLRLDEEHCRLGFREAASRTLDEMDPASRRFLDRYAEGVNAFMSTHLDQLPIEFRILRYRPRPWNSVDSLSIALMMAETLNHTWERDIFRARLLEKYGLGILNDLYPTHSKYEIPLVGIDTGVQGDAPSLSMLSLQNMNRNAGLPPRMTSDSVRPSESSAWSALLWAWAPERSQQSVVELLTQWNDAGEDFLVGSNNWVVSGAHSATGKPILANDPHLAHSIPSIWYQTHLRTPDLNVIGVSLPGAPSLIIGHNEHIAWGMTNLNPDVQDVYVEQFDSDQGTRYLANGAWVDAEIRKETIKIKGRPDKILSVLVTRHGPVVRRVGQTGFALKWTAIEPHGIGFPFLKLNSASNWGEFTTALKEFLGPTQNFVYADKEGNIGFYDAGKIPIRRSGLGNVILPGNSDQYEWVGYIPFDELPHLFNPPDGIIATANQRITGDSYPYFITSDWEEPYRFARIHHLLSSGTRFTGKDFLRIQGDVYSEANRGLADRVIRASSHVVPGDTVTKAALERLKSGDFIATPNNIETTLVEYLRTQLEETLLKGVLGEEWRDYRSGMKSIFLENQLTEQSPRWLPKEFKNYDELLIRSLEQVCQHLQSVYGSSDLSEWVWGRRYPLLFRHVLGRVWPLDRILNVGPFQQPGTKQTVKQTDSLIGPSMRMVVDFADFDHSFNNLTLGASGQAFSPHYSDQTSHWLDASSFPMHFSDEDVKRSAVKILTLQP from the coding sequence ATGAAAATCGTCAAAATTTTCGCCGTGCTTGTCTTCCTGTTGATGGCATTGGTGGCCGGACTTTTCGGGTACGGATACTGGCTGGCCCGGAGATCATTGCCCTCGTTGGAAGGATCGTTCAAGGTGCAGGGGCTTGCCGCTCCTGTCACTGTTTACCGCGATGCCGTCGGCGTGCCACATATTTTTGCTCAATCCACGGAGGATGTGGCCTTCGCTCAGGGCTACGTCACCGCCCAAGACCGTCTCTGGCAAATGGATGTATTTCGCCGGAACTCACTGGGTGAACTCTCGGAGGTGTTGGGTGAGCCCACTCTCCGCCTCGACGAGGAGCATTGCCGGTTGGGTTTCCGCGAGGCCGCCTCTCGAACCCTGGATGAGATGGATCCGGCCTCCCGACGATTCCTGGATCGCTATGCCGAAGGCGTGAATGCGTTCATGAGCACACATCTCGATCAGCTTCCCATTGAGTTCCGGATTCTGAGGTACCGGCCGCGACCGTGGAATTCTGTGGATTCTCTATCGATCGCGTTGATGATGGCGGAGACTCTGAACCATACCTGGGAACGGGACATCTTCCGGGCGCGGTTGCTTGAGAAGTACGGGTTGGGAATCCTGAATGATCTCTACCCAACCCATTCGAAATATGAAATACCTCTCGTCGGGATCGACACCGGAGTGCAAGGGGACGCCCCATCCCTTTCGATGCTCTCCCTGCAGAATATGAACCGAAACGCCGGCCTTCCTCCCCGGATGACTTCCGACTCGGTCCGTCCCTCAGAATCCTCTGCGTGGAGCGCTCTGCTCTGGGCCTGGGCACCGGAACGGAGTCAGCAGTCTGTGGTGGAGTTGTTGACACAGTGGAATGATGCCGGCGAGGACTTTCTTGTGGGAAGTAACAATTGGGTGGTCAGCGGAGCGCATTCCGCAACCGGGAAGCCGATTCTGGCGAATGATCCGCATCTTGCCCATTCGATTCCTTCCATTTGGTATCAAACGCATTTGCGGACACCCGATCTCAATGTCATCGGGGTGTCCCTTCCCGGCGCCCCCAGCCTCATCATTGGTCATAACGAGCACATCGCCTGGGGCATGACCAATCTCAATCCCGACGTCCAGGATGTCTACGTCGAGCAATTTGACTCGGACCAGGGAACAAGATACCTGGCGAATGGCGCTTGGGTTGACGCTGAAATTCGAAAGGAAACGATCAAGATCAAGGGAAGACCTGACAAGATCTTGTCGGTCCTTGTGACGCGTCATGGACCGGTTGTGCGACGCGTGGGCCAGACCGGTTTTGCCTTGAAATGGACCGCGATCGAACCCCATGGAATCGGGTTCCCATTTCTTAAATTGAATTCGGCGTCAAATTGGGGAGAATTTACGACGGCGTTGAAAGAGTTCTTGGGACCGACGCAGAATTTTGTCTATGCCGACAAGGAGGGCAACATCGGGTTTTATGATGCGGGCAAAATCCCCATTCGACGCAGCGGTCTCGGCAATGTCATTCTCCCGGGGAATTCGGATCAATACGAATGGGTTGGATACATCCCCTTTGATGAGCTTCCTCATTTGTTTAATCCTCCGGACGGCATCATTGCCACCGCCAACCAGCGTATTACCGGTGACAGCTATCCTTATTTCATCACCAGCGACTGGGAAGAGCCTTACCGGTTCGCGAGAATTCATCACCTTCTAAGCTCAGGAACAAGATTCACGGGGAAAGATTTCTTGCGGATCCAGGGAGATGTTTACTCGGAAGCCAATCGGGGTTTGGCCGATCGGGTAATTCGAGCGTCTAGTCATGTGGTCCCCGGCGATACGGTAACCAAAGCCGCCCTCGAGCGTCTCAAATCGGGAGACTTCATCGCAACTCCAAACAACATCGAGACGACCCTCGTCGAATATCTCCGGACCCAGCTGGAAGAGACTCTCCTGAAAGGCGTCCTTGGAGAAGAGTGGAGGGATTACCGGTCGGGCATGAAGTCGATCTTCCTCGAAAACCAGTTGACGGAACAGTCCCCCCGCTGGCTGCCAAAAGAATTTAAGAACTATGACGAACTACTCATTCGCTCGTTGGAGCAGGTGTGCCAACACCTGCAATCAGTTTATGGGTCCTCAGATTTGTCTGAATGGGTCTGGGGAAGGCGGTACCCGCTCCTGTTTCGACATGTGCTGGGGCGGGTTTGGCCGCTCGATCGAATTCTCAATGTCGGGCCCTTTCAACAACCGGGAACCAAGCAGACGGTCAAGCAAACCGATTCGCTTATAGGACCGTCGATGCGCATGGTTGTTGACTTTGCCGACTTCGATCACTCTTTCAACAACCTCACCCTGGGGGCCTCGGGGCAGGCCTTCAGTCCGCATTACTCCGACCAAACCTCTCACTGGCTTGACGCCAGCAGCTTTCCCATGCATTTCAGCGACGAGGACGTCAAGCGGAGCGCCGTAAAGATCCTGACGCTGCAGCCGTGA
- a CDS encoding acetate--CoA ligase family protein: protein MTSSNHPLDPIFKPRSIAIIGASRKKGSIGREILHNLMEYEFNGKIFPVNPSADVIHSIKCFPSVAEIPDEVDLAVIVVPRPQVLEIVDECGRKGIRGLVVITAGFKEVGAEGGALEQRLKEKVRGFGMRMVGPNCMGLINTDLTVRENCTFAPTEPLTGNVGFMSQSGALGVAILNIARKVNLGFSYFVSMGNKADISGNDLLEYWEHDPRTEIVLMYLESFGNPRKFTQIARRMTRHKPILVVKSGRTTQGARAASSHTGAMAGMDIAIDALLEQCGVLRVNSVEELFDVAIGFSNNPFPRGNRVAILTNAGGPAIMATDACVSARLVMAEFSAATRTALEGYLPDEASVLNPVDMIASANRDSYAYCLDTILRDDAVDAVIVTFVPPIMINPIDIVRAIEQVRKKYAKPVLGVFMARDEFFEEINRVVPDHLPLYLFPESAARTLSAMVRYSNWRARPHSGIRHFEVDSGRVREILQAAGESGRDKLTIVESMEILQAYGIPIARYAMARTRDEVFAAARGIGFPLVLKVVSQELTHKTEAGGVAVDLRTEEELGSALEQIEERLRSLGLREHIDGFLVQEMVRGGKEVILGMTLDPHYGPLLMFGLGGVFVETIKDVVFRITPITELESREMIRQIRGYALLEGVRGEPSVDFGLLAELLQRLSQLISDFDEIVELDVNPFLTSAIAQNSKALDARIRLAMAPK from the coding sequence GTGACCTCGTCAAATCACCCTCTCGATCCCATCTTTAAGCCCAGGTCTATCGCCATTATCGGAGCCTCGCGGAAGAAAGGCTCCATTGGCCGGGAGATCCTCCACAATCTGATGGAGTATGAATTCAATGGAAAGATCTTTCCAGTGAATCCGAGCGCCGATGTCATCCATTCGATCAAGTGTTTTCCGTCGGTTGCCGAGATTCCCGATGAAGTGGATCTCGCGGTAATAGTGGTTCCGCGGCCCCAGGTCTTGGAGATCGTGGATGAATGTGGCCGGAAAGGTATCCGGGGGCTGGTGGTCATCACGGCGGGGTTCAAGGAAGTGGGTGCCGAGGGAGGGGCGCTCGAACAACGGCTCAAAGAAAAGGTCCGCGGATTCGGGATGCGCATGGTCGGGCCGAATTGTATGGGCCTGATTAACACCGATCTGACGGTCCGCGAGAATTGTACCTTTGCCCCGACGGAGCCGCTGACAGGCAACGTCGGGTTCATGTCTCAAAGCGGGGCATTGGGCGTGGCCATTCTCAACATTGCCCGCAAGGTCAATCTGGGATTCTCCTATTTCGTGTCCATGGGAAACAAAGCCGACATTTCGGGGAATGACCTTTTAGAGTACTGGGAGCATGACCCGCGAACAGAAATTGTCCTCATGTACCTGGAATCGTTCGGGAACCCGCGGAAGTTCACGCAGATAGCGCGACGCATGACCCGCCACAAGCCCATCCTCGTCGTCAAGTCAGGCCGCACCACGCAGGGCGCCCGGGCCGCGTCGTCGCACACCGGGGCCATGGCCGGAATGGACATCGCGATTGATGCCCTGCTCGAGCAATGCGGGGTGTTGCGGGTCAATAGCGTGGAGGAATTATTTGATGTCGCGATCGGATTTTCAAATAACCCTTTTCCCCGAGGAAACCGGGTGGCCATTCTCACCAACGCCGGGGGACCGGCGATCATGGCGACCGACGCTTGCGTCAGTGCCAGACTCGTCATGGCCGAATTTTCAGCCGCCACCCGCACGGCCTTGGAAGGTTATCTCCCGGATGAGGCGAGTGTGTTAAACCCGGTAGACATGATCGCAAGCGCTAACCGAGACAGCTACGCCTATTGCCTGGACACGATTCTGCGGGACGACGCCGTGGACGCCGTGATTGTGACTTTTGTACCACCCATCATGATCAACCCCATCGACATCGTGCGGGCGATCGAACAGGTTCGCAAGAAATATGCCAAGCCGGTGTTGGGAGTGTTTATGGCCAGGGACGAGTTTTTCGAAGAAATCAATCGCGTCGTCCCCGACCATTTGCCGCTTTACCTTTTTCCGGAATCGGCGGCGCGCACGCTTTCCGCCATGGTGCGTTATTCCAATTGGCGTGCACGTCCGCACAGCGGGATTCGACACTTTGAAGTCGATTCGGGGCGGGTCCGGGAGATTCTGCAGGCCGCGGGGGAATCAGGGAGAGATAAGTTGACGATCGTGGAGTCGATGGAGATTCTGCAGGCCTACGGGATCCCCATCGCCCGATATGCCATGGCGAGGACCCGGGATGAGGTTTTTGCAGCCGCCCGCGGAATCGGGTTTCCCCTGGTGCTGAAGGTTGTGTCACAGGAATTGACCCATAAAACGGAAGCAGGCGGTGTGGCGGTGGACCTGCGGACAGAGGAGGAGCTTGGAAGCGCCTTAGAGCAGATCGAAGAGCGGCTACGATCCCTCGGCCTGCGCGAACATATCGATGGCTTCCTGGTGCAGGAAATGGTTCGAGGCGGGAAGGAGGTAATCCTGGGGATGACGTTGGATCCTCACTACGGTCCCCTGCTGATGTTTGGTCTCGGAGGAGTGTTTGTGGAGACCATTAAGGACGTCGTCTTCCGCATTACCCCCATCACTGAACTGGAGTCCCGCGAGATGATTCGCCAGATTCGCGGTTATGCCTTGCTCGAAGGCGTGCGCGGAGAACCGTCGGTGGATTTCGGTCTTCTGGCGGAGTTGCTCCAGCGTCTGTCACAACTCATCAGCGATTTTGATGAGATCGTGGAACTGGATGTGAATCCGTTTCTGACCTCCGCGATTGCTCAAAACTCTAAAGCCCTCGACGCCCGCATCCGCCTGGCGATGGCTCCAAAATAA
- a CDS encoding polysaccharide deacetylase family protein yields the protein MLIALYITGALIVGTVLVCLYASFSIRSSLFGKIYWRGRTDRHQVALTFDDGPHPRFTREILKILDDEKVPATFFLVGKKVEAFPDVAREILAADHELAFHGYTHRPLWLKPRRVLLDEIERSQAAFQKVCSMEPHLFRPPYGIRGRRIMKLATKREWKTIFWTRAGWDWTDIPGEEVARRALRRVMPGNILLLHDSDGPALEADRQRTVDALRIIIRELKDRGFSFARVTEILPE from the coding sequence ATGTTGATCGCTCTTTACATCACCGGTGCACTGATTGTTGGAACGGTTCTCGTCTGCCTCTACGCTTCGTTCTCAATCCGCTCTTCCCTTTTTGGAAAAATATACTGGCGAGGGCGTACCGATCGCCATCAGGTCGCTCTCACCTTCGACGACGGTCCTCATCCCCGGTTCACCCGGGAGATCCTGAAAATCCTCGACGACGAGAAGGTTCCGGCTACCTTCTTTCTTGTCGGAAAAAAGGTTGAGGCGTTTCCCGATGTCGCCCGGGAAATTCTGGCAGCCGATCACGAACTGGCCTTTCACGGATACACTCATCGCCCATTGTGGTTAAAGCCACGTCGCGTGTTACTCGATGAAATCGAGAGATCCCAGGCGGCCTTCCAGAAGGTTTGTTCCATGGAACCGCATCTTTTTCGACCGCCCTACGGAATCCGGGGACGACGGATCATGAAGCTCGCCACCAAGCGCGAATGGAAGACTATTTTCTGGACTCGGGCGGGTTGGGACTGGACCGACATTCCGGGGGAAGAAGTGGCACGCCGCGCGCTGAGGAGAGTCATGCCCGGAAACATTCTGCTCTTGCACGATAGCGATGGCCCGGCGCTGGAGGCCGATCGGCAGCGCACAGTCGATGCCCTGCGGATCATCATACGAGAGTTGAAGGATCGGGGCTTCTCTTTTGCGCGAGTCACGGAGATTTTGCCGGAGTAG
- a CDS encoding metal-dependent hydrolase — protein sequence MDNLTHTLVGAALSRAGLNQKMRHASVALMIAANLPDIDIVTGAWGNLAYLQYHRGITHSMAGVTGLGLLFAGAIFFLQKRSWRRQPEALPPPSFSTIAMVCLVGTWSHLLLDFTNSYGVRPFMPFSDRWVSWDIEFIIDPLILTVLACGLVLPSLFRLISEEVGARAKARGRGGAIIALIFIVALWAVRDWNHRSALAKLSAFTYRGEDAMTLCAYPKPANPFVWTGVAETEHAYFTLEVGSNFSALTLNKAKVVYKPDDNEFLRAARETRTARIFLGFSRLPIYTVTKRGEDTLVTIQDLRFESATRRRRAFVTRILLSKDLQVLSEQFNFAG from the coding sequence ATGGATAACCTCACGCACACCCTGGTGGGAGCAGCCCTCTCGCGGGCCGGACTCAACCAAAAAATGCGCCATGCTTCGGTGGCGCTGATGATCGCAGCAAATCTCCCCGACATCGATATTGTCACTGGAGCCTGGGGAAACCTGGCCTATCTACAATATCATCGGGGCATTACCCATTCGATGGCGGGGGTGACCGGACTGGGCCTTCTGTTTGCCGGGGCAATCTTCTTCCTGCAAAAAAGATCGTGGAGAAGACAGCCGGAGGCACTTCCCCCGCCGTCCTTTTCTACAATCGCAATGGTGTGCCTCGTGGGCACATGGAGCCACCTGCTCCTGGATTTTACGAATAGCTATGGGGTGAGACCCTTCATGCCGTTCAGCGATCGCTGGGTGTCATGGGACATTGAGTTTATTATTGACCCCCTCATTCTGACGGTCCTGGCGTGTGGTCTGGTGCTGCCGAGTTTGTTCAGGTTGATTTCAGAGGAAGTCGGGGCACGGGCCAAGGCTCGCGGACGCGGAGGAGCCATCATCGCCCTGATTTTCATCGTGGCATTATGGGCCGTCAGGGACTGGAACCACCGCTCCGCCCTGGCCAAACTTTCGGCTTTTACCTATCGGGGGGAAGATGCCATGACTCTATGCGCCTACCCCAAACCCGCAAATCCTTTTGTCTGGACCGGTGTTGCCGAAACAGAACATGCCTATTTCACCTTGGAGGTGGGATCCAACTTCTCAGCCCTGACCCTGAACAAGGCCAAAGTTGTCTATAAGCCGGATGACAATGAATTTTTGCGTGCAGCCCGGGAAACGCGCACCGCGAGGATATTTCTGGGTTTTTCCCGGCTTCCGATCTACACCGTGACGAAGCGAGGGGAAGATACCCTTGTCACAATTCAAGACTTGCGCTTTGAATCAGCAACAAGGCGGCGGCGCGCCTTTGTTACCCGCATTCTCCTCTCCAAAGACCTGCAGGTTTTGAGTGAACAGTTCAATTTTGCGGGGTGA